CTGGCTCCTTCTTCAAAATTTCGCATCGAAAGGTAAGGTTCCAGCTTTGTAAGAGATGAATCTTCAAGGAGATCAGGGTCAATGCCGCGTTGATTTGCAAGGATTTCAAGAACTTCTTCACAACTCGATGGCACAGGATACTCTTTTCCGCTACTTCCACTTTTTTCATCGTCGTCTCTTTGCCTCATAACCCACTCAAACTGCGTCATTGCCACCTTCTCCAAAAGTGCGTATTTCTGGCTTTCTCGGCGAACTATCCTGTTGGAAATTGGAAGTGAGAAAGGCCGCCCACCGGAGCAACCCAGTAGTGATTACGTCCCACTGCTAGCTACATCTGAAATGTTCATTGCCATGAGCTTTTTCACTATGTTGCCTTCAGAGTCTTTGAAAATAACTTCCATCTTTCGAGGAGTTCTAACCTTTGTAACTACTCCCAAACCAAAAATTGGATGTTTTATAAGATTCCCTTCCTGATAAGTTTCAGCAATGGAATAAATAGGAACACCTTCGGATTGGGCACTCTGAAGCAGGGCGATCCACTCATCGTCCGTTTTTGGCTTGGATATGCCCATAAAAAGCACAGAAGGAAAAGGCTCTTCCGGCTCTATCTCATCACTAATTATGAGTTCTTCGCCTTCATCATAGGCTAAATCTACATCCGAAACATCTCCTTCTTCACCAGGTTCCAAGCCAAGGTCTTCCATCATATCATCTTCGAATTCGCTGTTATCTTTTATAGGCGCCATATCTAACCTCCTAAGTAACTGGTAAATACAAAGGCTAATTACAAAGTAACCAGCTCACCATACCTGGATAAGATCTTCTAAAAATAACTATTCCTCAGAATCTGGAGATCTGTCATCGTCATCAAGCCTACCCATACCATACTTGGCAAGCCTATACCGCAGCGAGCGAAAACTCACACCCAAAAGTTCTGCCGCTTTATGCTTACGTCCGCCTGAAAGGGAAAGAGCCTGGGTAAGATAATACTTTTCTATCCTTTCAAGCAATCCATCCAGATCGATACCTTCCGGGGTAATATTCGGAAGATCTATGAAGAAATCTGAAGCCGTGTTCGGAGCTTTTCTAAAACGGCTACTGGCAATTGTAAGACTCTCAGGAAGAACTATGCATGTTTGCTCTAGAGCGACTCCCCGCTCTATAATATTTTCAAGTTCTCGCACATTACCCGGAAAGTCGTAGGATTTCAAAATATCCATAGCGTATGAGGAAACACGCTGAATGTTCTTACCTAGTTTTTCGTTGTAACGCTTGAGAAAATACTGAGCCAGTAGCGGAATATCGCTTCGCCTTTCTCGCAAAGCCGGCAATCTTATAGGGATTACGTTAAGGCGGTAGTAGAGATCTTCACGAAATGTTCCCTTAACAACCATTTCTTCAAGATTTCTGTGAGTTGCAGAAATAATCCGCACATCAACCGAACGATCTTCGTTATCACCGAGACGGCGAATAGTTTTTTCCTGAGTTAACCTAAGCAATCGTATCTGTAAACCGGGGGATAACTCTCCAATTTCGTCAAGAAAAAGTGTTCCCCCTTGGGCCGCTTCTACAAGTCCTTTACGATCATGTAACGCTCCCGTAAAGGCTCCTTTCCTGTAGCCGAAAAGTTCGCTTTCAATAAGCGATTCAGGAACACCTCCACAATTTACAGCCACAAAAGGACGATCCCTTCGATTACTAAGATTGTGAATTGCTCGCGCAACGAGTTCTTTCCCCGTCCCGCTTTCACCCATGATAAGCACATTGCTGTCAACTTTGGCCACCCTTTCGATAAGGCTATACACTCGAAGCATCTCAGGACTTTCTCCCACGAGAAGCCCAAAGTGAACAGGAATTTCATCCCCTGTTGTCGGTTGAATTGTTCCTTCGCTCTTTCGATATGACCGCTTTTTTTCCCACGCTTCTTCCAGAACGCGATACATTTCGTTTATGTCAAAAGGTTTAGGGAGATAGTCGTAAGCTCCCTCCTGCATAGCCATTACAGCAGTTTCAGGGCTTGCGTAAGCAGAAATCATGATAACAACCGTCTCCGGATTCAATCTTTTGGCTTCCTTCAGGACGTCAATTCCACTTATGGGCTCCATTCTTATGTCAGCAATGACAATATCGAAGTCTCCCGACTGAAGCTGTTCTATAGCATCCTTACCATTTGACACAATCGTAGTTTCGTATCCCTTTCTAACCAGCATAAGTTCGAGGAAATCTCTCATGCCTTCTTCATCATCCACAACCAGAATCTTAGGCACGGAGCGCATGACCGCTTCTCACTAAAGTCTCGCAAATTCCATCAGTTCTAGCAAAAACCATTCTGCCGTTAACAACGGTCATTTCAACTCTTCCCTGAACATTCCACCCTTCAAAGGGGCAATTGCGGGAGAGAGAGAAAAACTCTTCTGCTCGCACAACCCACTTATATTCAGGATCGATTAGAGTCAGAAAAGCGGGCTTTCCAGTATCGATAGACCCGTAGGGAAGCCCTAGAATGCGAGAAGGATTTGTGGAGAGCGCAGCAATGGCTTTCAGAGGTGAGAGTAAGCCCTTTCTAGTTAGTTCGAGGGTTAATGGAATAGCTGTTTCCAGACCGATCATTCCAAAGGATGCTGAATCAAACTCAACATCCTTTTCCAAAACACTGTGAGGGGCGTGATCGGTGGCAATAGCATCAATGGTTCCATCAGAAAGCCCCTCAATTACAGCTTCAACATCTTCTGAAGTGCGTAAAGGAGGATTTACCTTAAAAACAGAGTCAAAGCTCTGAACGGCTTCTTCGGTAAGAGTAAAGTAATGGGGAGCTGTTTCTGCTGTTACAGGAAGTCCTTCCTTCTTTGCCCGCCTGATTATCTCCACGGATCCTTTTGTGCTGACGTGTGCCACATGAAGTCTTGCACCAGTCCATCTAGCAAGTTCTACGTCTCGAAGAACCATTATTTCTTCTGCAATCTTTGGAATGCCCCGCAGCCCTAGCCTAAGTGACACAACCCCCTCATTCATTACTCCACCAGCAGAAAGATTTATATCCTCGCAATGGCTTATTATAGGCACAGAGAATATGAGAGAATATTCCATGGCGCGACGCATTATCTGAGCATTCATAACAGGTCGTCCGTCGTCGGAGAAAGCTACCACGCCAGATTCAAATAGTACCCCCATCTCTGTCAGTTCTTCACCTGCAAGCCCTTTCGTAATAGCTCCAACGGGATATACAACACAGGCACCTTCAGTTTGAGCCTTTTCCACAATAAACCTGGTCACCGTAGGATGGTCATTCGGGGGCTTGGTGTTTGGCATACAGGCAACAGCTACAAATCCCCCTGCTACGGCTGCCATAGTCCCTGAAGATATCGTCTCCTTATACTCTTCCCCGGGTTCTCGTAGATGAACATGCATATCCACAAGCCCGGGCACAAGCCACAAACCATCACAGGGCAAGACCGTAATACTGCTATCGGCAACATCTCTGACACTGAAAGGAGCCAGAATATCCTTAATAACGCCTTCGACCACAATTACATCAGCCTGTTCATCCCTCCCCGCTGCCGGATCAATCAATCTGACATTTTGAAAAATCAGGGAGAGCTTTGGAGCATCACCCAACAAATAAACAGTTCCTTTAGACACAGCTTATCTTCCTTCTGGTTTAATCAAATATGCACCGTCCTGAGACCATGCTAAGGACGAGCAACCCTGCCCATCCTTAGCATATTACTAGAAAGGTATTTACTTCTTAACCAGTTGAATGGAATTCATAAAACTTTCCATGAGTTTGATCATTGTCGGGAAATTTTCGGGAGTAGCTCCCGTTGCAGTAAATATAATCACAGTCTGAGGAGTATCGGCAAGTTGATACTGGACATAACGGCTATCTTTTGCCTGTCCATCAGCGACAAGCACAAGAGTTTCATACCCGTTGAATACTCTTTTGGAACACTCGTAAACATTTACAGGCTTGCCAGCGCTGGCAGAAAGTTGAGAAGGAAAAGACTGGCATAAATTTTTGAGTTCTTCGTCGGTTCTGGGAACATTCCCGGAAGACCTATTGACTGCTACAACAAACCGGGGAGTCTCGGAAAAATAATATTCAATTTCCCCGCGAAGTATCATTTCCTTTACAGAAGAAAGAACGCTTTTATTTTCTGGCGTTACTTCCTCGTCTTTTTGAGCCGCCATAAAGGCTGATTCCACAGCATCTGGATTTTCTTTTGCGTAACTCTTATCAAGAACAATCCATTTCGCCGGGAAGATGGCTTTAAAACCAAAGGCACTCTCGTAGGCTTCACCTGCTAGAACAAGGTTACCCATCCCAATTGTAGCCAGAAACAACGCCATCCAGATCAGAACTATTTTAGACTGTTTCATTCGAGTCCCCTCTCCTATCGTTTTCGCTTTTGAGCCTCATCGTAAATAAGACCACCGATCGCTCCTGCGGCAGCACCAATAGCCGCACCGGTAAAAAGAGATCCCTGAACAATGGCGGCGGTTGCTGTTCCGAGGCCGGCTCCAATAGCTCCGCCACTGAGTACTCTTTGTTCTCTCGTGGTCATCCCAGCACAGGACGAAAGAAATATAACCAAAACCCCGGCTGCAACAAATTGTCTAAACTTCATGATGTCCTCCCATTTTTATTATTTATAGATCACTTCCTCGCTGTGCAAGGATGTAAAGTATAGCCATTCTAACAGCAACACCGTTTGTAACCTGATCCAATATAACCGACCATCTTCCGTCAGCCACATCTGGACTTAATTCCACTCCACGGTTTATTGGACCAGGGTGCATAACTATAAGATCTTTCCTCGCTCTTTCCAGTCTTTTAGCGTTAACTCCGTAAAGCACAGCGTATTCCCGTAGAGACGGCAAAAAGCTGAGTTTCTGGCGTTCTCTTTGAAGACGAAGCACCATAAGAACATCGGCGTTCGGGATAGCTTCATCAAGGTCATAAACTACTTTTACTCGAGCATCACGAAAGCTCTTCTCAGCCCAGCCAGGTGGAAGAAGAGTGGGAGGACCGCAAAGAGTCACCTCCGCTCCCATTTTGGTAAAAGCCCATATATTCGAGCGGGCAACTCGGCTATGCAGAATATCTCCTACAATCAAGAGCCGTAATCCTTCCACGCTACCACGATGATCCATCACTGTAAGAAGATCAAGCAGAGCCTGCGAAGGATGCTCGTGCTGTCCATCGCCGGCGTTCACAACCGACACTGGCGTAAGTGATGCAACACGATGAGGAAGCCCTGATTGGGAATGGCGGATAATAAACACATCCGGTTTCATTGCTTCCAGATTTTTTATCGTATCTAGAAAAGTCTCACCCTTAACCATGGAGCTTGTGGTTGTAGAAATACTGTAAGTATCGGCACTGAGGCGTTTGGCTGCCATTTCAAAAGACATTTTGGTTCTAGTGCTTGGTTCGTAAAAGATACTCACTACAGTCTTACCACGCAGTGTAGGAACCTTCTTTATGGCTCGCTCGTTAATTTCCCGCAGGGATTTTGCAAGATCCAAAAGGTGTTCAATCTCATCGCGAGAAAGTTCCTCAATTCCCAACAGGTCTTTACGTCCGTAATAGGTTCCCATCGTGTTTTAATTCCTTTTTTGCAAAACTATGCCCATGTCTATAATTTCTGCCTTAAAAAGACTAGACAACCGCAAGGGTTGCTTTTCATAAGACATACTTCTAGATTTTTCCTGGCATCATAGAGCATTTTGACTTTCGGATCCACGTTAAAAACTAGGTTTTCGCACTTCAAGAATCTCGAGAGTTCGCAAGCCCTTGGGAGTTTGAACCCTAACCTCATCCCCTACTTCTTTACCCAAAAGGGCCTTTCCAATGGGAGACAAAATGGAAATAGTGCCCTGCTCTACCTGAGCTTCAAAAGGACCGACCAAACAATAACTCTCGACCGATCCCGTATCTAGATCTTCCACAACAACGGTCGATCCAAAGACTACCTTACCATTCGTGTCCTCGCAGACTTCAACAATCTGGCATCGGGACAGTTTGTCAGTAATGTCACTTATTTGAGCTTCTATAAGAGCCTGTTTCTCCTTTGCCGCCTCATATTCAGCATTTTCCGATAAATCCCCATGGGATCTAGCCTCTTCAATAGCACGAATAACTTTTGGTCTCTCTTCCCTCTGAAGCCGCTCAAGTTCCTTCTTAAGGCGTTCATATCCCTCTCGTGTGATTGGCACCATGCCGTTCATGATTTTTAACCCCCTCTTAGAAAAATTGGCATAACATCGAACTTATCTTCTATCCTAGCCGAAAAAATCTTTCAACGGAAACATAACTTTTTCCTAATACCCCCAACTTGAAGGAGAAAGGTTTTCGTGTAATGTTAAAATTCTAAAACTAAATCTTCTAGGAGAAAGTAGCATGACACGGACCCTTCCTTATAGAGATTATAACTCTTATCTTCGAGAGCTTTTTGGCTGTAGAGTTCACAAAATCACTGTGGATGCGGGCATGACCTGTCCCAATCGCGATGGAACAAAGGGTTTTGGCGGCTGCATTTACTGCAACGTTCGAGGCTCAGGAACAGGACAATGGGCTCTGGGTAAAAGCATCCGTCAGCAACTCGAAGAAGCCAAACCTTACCTTAAAAAGCGCTTTAAGGCAGAAAAATTTCTCGCCTATTTTCAATCCTTCTCAAACACCTATGCTCCCATAGAACGCTTGAAAGCTCTATACGAAGAAGCTCTTTCTGTAGAAGATGTAGTGGGACTTACTATCGGCACCAGACCAGATTGTGTCTCACCAGAAGTGCTCGACTACCTAGCTCAAATCTCTAACCGCTATTACGTGTGTCTCGAATACGGCTTACAATCTGCTCACGATTCTACTCTTCGTCTTATAAACCGAGGTCATGATGTTAAAACCTTTGTTGACGCTCTATCAGAAACCAGAAAACGCAATATTCCCGTTTGTGTTCACGTAATCATTGGACTTCCAGGAGAATCGGAAGATGAAATGCTTGATACGGCTCGCTTTCTGGCAAAGCTGGACATTCAAGCTGTAAAAATTCATCTTCTCTATATAGTCCGAGGCACTGTGCTTGAAAAGTGGTATCAGGAAGGCAAATACCAATGTCTATCCCGGGAAGATTACGTTCGTATTGTAAGCCGTTTCATTGCGATCCTCCCTCACAACATTGTTATACAACGCCTTACAGGGGACCCACATCCTGAAGAACTTGTTGCTCCCCAGTGGGCACTCGAAAAGCATAAAAACCTTCAAGCTATAATTGACTACATGAATGACCACGGACTTTATCAAGGGAAATTCACCGAGCAAAATATCGGGTAACCGAGGTTCAGGCGGAAACAAGTCACAACATGCTTTTAGAGACGCTTTCTCTGTCTTTAATCGCTATCAAATGATGATTGTTCTATTTTCTCCGCAAAACGTTTTGCCAACTCCACAAAAACATCAGGGAAGAGTTCCTCCGGGCGTGCTGAAGAAGAAATTCCCATCTCCTCCAGACAGGATAATATCAGGTCAGTTGAGCCAATACCATACCTGGAAATAAAATTCTTAAGCCCATTAAATATAGTTTTTCTTCTCTGCCGAAACACTTCTGACACAAACTGGCGGAAAAAATCATAATTCAGAGGCTCCCATTTAGGAACGTCAAAAAACCACAGTCGCACCACAAGAGATTCCACCTTAGGTGGTGGGACAAACTGTCCGTGTCCTACAGAAAACATCTTTTCGGCTTTAGCGCAACTTCCGAGAATCACCGTGGGAATGCCGTAATCTTTGGTGCCAGGGACTGCCGTCCACCGTTGCCCAACCTCTCTTTGAACCATGAGAACAGCTCGTTCAATAACCTTGTGAGAAGCTATCAAGCTAAAGAGAAGTGGGGAACTAATGTTATAAGGGATATTTCCAACTACTTTTATTCGATCCGGGCATTTATCAATCTGTCGAATCTTTTCATCTTCAATGACTCTCTCCCATGATAAATCCAATGCGTCTTGAATATGCCACGCAACAAACGCTCTGGATGGCGGCATAAGGCTTTTCAGAGCCTCAGCCAGCCTGGCGTCCAGTTCAACGAGATGAAGCCGACAGGGATATTCGATGAGATATCTGGTAAGTGCTCCTAAACCGGGACCTATCTCCACCACTATGTCATTCTGGGATATATCTAGCGCATCAACAATACGTTGAGCTGTTTTAGGCTGGATAAGAAAGTGTTGTCCCAAACTTTTGGATGCCTTTCGTCCAAATCGCTCAAGATATTCTCGGGGAGTCAGAAACATTTTTTCCTAATACCATCTGGAAAGAGCATCTAAGGTAAAGACATGATTCCGGGAAAACCCCTGGCGTTTCCAGACTTCATAAGCCGCCGCTGCAATCATAACAGCATTATCTGTGCACAGAGAAAGGGGCGGAAGGCGAAGTTTCCACCCCTTTTCGACGGCTCTTTCACGGAAACGCTCACGAAGTCTTCTATTAGCTGCAACTCCACCTACAACCGCAACCTGGCTTACTCCCTGCCGATCCGCAGCCATTGTGGTTTTTTCTACCAAAACATCCACAACCGCTTCCTGGAAACTCGCCACCACATCTTCAATTCGATAAGCCAGCGTTCCTTTTTCAGAGTCCGTCGGACTTCCAAATTTTCTCACGAAGTTCACCACAGCGGTCTTGATGCCACTAAAGCTAAAGTCAAGGGAGTCTTTCCCGAGGAAGGATCGAGGAAAATGAAAAGCCTGAGGACTACCGTTTTCCGAGAGTCGATCGATGACGACGCCACCGGGATAACCCAATCCAAGGAGTTTAGCCACCTTGTCAAAAGCTTCTCCTGCTGCGTCGTCCAGAGTGGTTCCAAGAAGCTCGGGGGCAACTCCCGGGCGAACAAAGTATAAAGCCGTGTGCCCACCTGAAACTACCAGACAGACGAATGGTTCATCGAGCGGTTCTCCTTCAAGAAAAGCTGCACAGATATGTCCTTCCAGGTGGTTTACGGGGATCAAGGGCTTGTTCAGGGCATAGGCGATAGCTTTCGCAGCGGCTATGCCAACAAGGAGAGATCCCACAAGGCCAGGACCACATGTCACTCCGATAGCATCAATATCATCAAAGGTGCAACCGGATTCACGCACGGCCTGATCAATAACCGGGATAATAGCTTCCACATGCCTTCTTGATGCGAGTTCTGGAACGACTCCACCGTAGGGACTGTGAACACTGATCTGACTGGCGACCACCTGTGACCTTACAATGCGTCCCCTTTCTACAACCGCTGCTGCAGTTTCATCGCAGGACGACTCAATACCAAGAATGATCATACGTTCTCACCTTCATTCAAAAATCGCTCGGCTTCAGCCACATCCTCAGGACTTCCTATAAAGAGAGGCACTCGATCATGCAAGGTTTCCGGTTCAATATCCAGTATTCGCCGTTTTCCGTCAGATGCGGCGCCTCCAGCCTGTTCGACTACCATGGCAAGTGGCGCAGCTTCGAAAAGCAACCGGAGTTTGCCTCTGGGTTTTTTCGGGTCCTTCGTATCTGACGGATACATAAAAATTCCGCCTTTAAGGAGATTTCTATGAAAATCTCCGACTAAAGTGCCGATGTAGCGAGTTGTATAAGGTTTACTCCTAGCGGGGTCTTTTTCCTTTAGAGAATCCACATAGCGCCTTACAGCTTCGCTCCAGTAATGGTAATTTCCTTCGTTTACACTATAAATTTTGCCACGTTTCGGAATTGTTATGTTTCGGTGGCTGAGCAGGAATTCTCCCAGAGCCGGGTTTAATGTAAAACCATGGACCCCTTTACCGGTTGTATAAACCATCATGGTGCTGGAGCCGTAAATAAAATATCCTGCCGCTACCTGTTCTGATCCAGGCCTAAGAATTTCATCAAGGGTTACGGGACCGCTACTTTTTAGACGTCGGCGGATGGCAAAGATCGTGCCTATACTGGCATTAACATCAATGTTGGATGATCCATCGAGTGGGTCAATCATTAAAATGTATGGACCTGTGGGATACTGGGGCGGAACTTCTACAATATCAGCATCTTCCTCAGAAGCAATAGCTGCAATGTGCCCCGTATGGATAACCCGCCGGATAATCGTTCGATTGGCAAATTCGTCAAGCTTCTGAACCTGCTCTCCATATACATTCTCTGCCCCTGTAGAGCCGTATATATCCACAAGACCGGCTTTACTTACTTCCCGATGAATAATTTTTGCTGCCACGATTAGTTCGTTGAGAAGCTGAGTAAAGGCGCCGGTTGCATAGGGCGTCTCCCTCTGTTCTCGAAGAAGATGCTCGGTAACCGTAATCCCAAGACCTCTGCTGTCGCCCATAGTAGCTCCCTCCCTGACGGATAAACGAATTTACTATTGCGTTCGCCAAGTTTTCTCCTTATAGCAAAACTCTGAGAAAGGTTAAACCCCAATTCCCGACATTAGCCGTTAAGGGAGATCTTATATATGTCCACAACATGTCTTGAGACCCTTAATCAAAGAACTTCTGCCAAAACAGATAGCCGCGGTAGAGTCGTAGATTATCTACGACTTGCAGTAACAGACAGATGTAACCTTTGTTGCATCTATTGCATGCCCCCCGAAGGTATCCCAAAGCTCATCCATAAAGATATTCTCTCATACGAAGAACTTTTAAGGCTCGCAACAATTGCCAGATCGTTGGGCATTTCCAAGATTCGCATTACCGGTGGGGAGCCTCTAGTCCGCAAGGGTATCGTCGATTTTGTGCGTCGCCTTGTAGATATAACCAATCCTGGCGAAGTAACAATGACCACCAACGGAGTGCTCCTTGCTGATCTGGCTAAAGATCTATTTCAAGCTGGTATTAAGCGAATCAACATAAGTCTGGATACTCTCAAACCAGAAAGATTTCGGGAAATCACTCGCCGTGACGCCTTTTATGACGTCATTCGAGGCATCGAAAAGGCAATGGAAGTCGGATTCCAGCCCGTAAAATTGAATGTTGTGGTTATGAAAGGGATAAACGATGACGAAGTGGAAGATCTGGCTAGATTAACCATAAAAGAACCCTTTCATGTTCGATTTATAGAATTCATGCCTTTCGGCGGGGATGAATGGGAAAAACGGTTTCTTCCTGCAGACGAAATTATCGATCGAATCAAATCGCTCGGGGAGATCGAACCCACTGTAAGCCTTAGAAGTAACGGTCCTGCACGGTATATGCGTATAAAAGGCGGGGCTGGAAAGATCGGGATCATAAGCCCCATGACCCACCATTTCTGCAACTCCTGCAATAGACTCAGAATAACACCAAAAGGAAATCTACGAACCTGCCTGTTCAGCAAAGAAGAAACCGATCTCAGAGGACTCCTTCGAGATGGAGTATCTGATGGGGAAATAGCGAAGGTTATACTTGATGCCCTGCGTAATAAACCGGCAAATCGTGCCTTTGATGTCGAATTACTAAGAAAATGCATCACCAGACCCATGTCAAAAATTGGAGGATAATCAATAAAAGGGAGAATAAAAAGTGAAGGTCACAACACTTGGCGCAGCAGGACAGGTGACAGGATCTTGCCATCTTATCGAAGTGGACAATGCGAAATATTTGGTGGATTGTGGGCTTTTCCAGGGCGGGAAAAAAACGGAAGATCTTAACTGGGAACCCTGGGCATTTGATCCAGCCGAAATAA
The sequence above is drawn from the Thermodesulforhabdaceae bacterium genome and encodes:
- the tsaD gene encoding tRNA (adenosine(37)-N6)-threonylcarbamoyltransferase complex transferase subunit TsaD, whose translation is MIILGIESSCDETAAAVVERGRIVRSQVVASQISVHSPYGGVVPELASRRHVEAIIPVIDQAVRESGCTFDDIDAIGVTCGPGLVGSLLVGIAAAKAIAYALNKPLIPVNHLEGHICAAFLEGEPLDEPFVCLVVSGGHTALYFVRPGVAPELLGTTLDDAAGEAFDKVAKLLGLGYPGGVVIDRLSENGSPQAFHFPRSFLGKDSLDFSFSGIKTAVVNFVRKFGSPTDSEKGTLAYRIEDVVASFQEAVVDVLVEKTTMAADRQGVSQVAVVGGVAANRRLRERFRERAVEKGWKLRLPPLSLCTDNAVMIAAAAYEVWKRQGFSRNHVFTLDALSRWY
- the greA gene encoding transcription elongation factor GreA, with the protein product MNGMVPITREGYERLKKELERLQREERPKVIRAIEEARSHGDLSENAEYEAAKEKQALIEAQISDITDKLSRCQIVEVCEDTNGKVVFGSTVVVEDLDTGSVESYCLVGPFEAQVEQGTISILSPIGKALLGKEVGDEVRVQTPKGLRTLEILEVRKPSF
- the fbp gene encoding class 1 fructose-bisphosphatase; the encoded protein is MGDSRGLGITVTEHLLREQRETPYATGAFTQLLNELIVAAKIIHREVSKAGLVDIYGSTGAENVYGEQVQKLDEFANRTIIRRVIHTGHIAAIASEEDADIVEVPPQYPTGPYILMIDPLDGSSNIDVNASIGTIFAIRRRLKSSGPVTLDEILRPGSEQVAAGYFIYGSSTMMVYTTGKGVHGFTLNPALGEFLLSHRNITIPKRGKIYSVNEGNYHYWSEAVRRYVDSLKEKDPARSKPYTTRYIGTLVGDFHRNLLKGGIFMYPSDTKDPKKPRGKLRLLFEAAPLAMVVEQAGGAASDGKRRILDIEPETLHDRVPLFIGSPEDVAEAERFLNEGENV
- the moaA gene encoding GTP 3',8-cyclase MoaA, with the protein product MSTTCLETLNQRTSAKTDSRGRVVDYLRLAVTDRCNLCCIYCMPPEGIPKLIHKDILSYEELLRLATIARSLGISKIRITGGEPLVRKGIVDFVRRLVDITNPGEVTMTTNGVLLADLAKDLFQAGIKRINISLDTLKPERFREITRRDAFYDVIRGIEKAMEVGFQPVKLNVVVMKGINDDEVEDLARLTIKEPFHVRFIEFMPFGGDEWEKRFLPADEIIDRIKSLGEIEPTVSLRSNGPARYMRIKGGAGKIGIISPMTHHFCNSCNRLRITPKGNLRTCLFSKEETDLRGLLRDGVSDGEIAKVILDALRNKPANRAFDVELLRKCITRPMSKIGG
- a CDS encoding TIGR01212 family radical SAM protein (This family includes YhcC from E. coli K-12, an uncharacterized radical SAM protein.), translating into MTRTLPYRDYNSYLRELFGCRVHKITVDAGMTCPNRDGTKGFGGCIYCNVRGSGTGQWALGKSIRQQLEEAKPYLKKRFKAEKFLAYFQSFSNTYAPIERLKALYEEALSVEDVVGLTIGTRPDCVSPEVLDYLAQISNRYYVCLEYGLQSAHDSTLRLINRGHDVKTFVDALSETRKRNIPVCVHVIIGLPGESEDEMLDTARFLAKLDIQAVKIHLLYIVRGTVLEKWYQEGKYQCLSREDYVRIVSRFIAILPHNIVIQRLTGDPHPEELVAPQWALEKHKNLQAIIDYMNDHGLYQGKFTEQNIG
- the rsmA gene encoding 16S rRNA (adenine(1518)-N(6)/adenine(1519)-N(6))-dimethyltransferase RsmA, with the translated sequence MFLTPREYLERFGRKASKSLGQHFLIQPKTAQRIVDALDISQNDIVVEIGPGLGALTRYLIEYPCRLHLVELDARLAEALKSLMPPSRAFVAWHIQDALDLSWERVIEDEKIRQIDKCPDRIKVVGNIPYNISSPLLFSLIASHKVIERAVLMVQREVGQRWTAVPGTKDYGIPTVILGSCAKAEKMFSVGHGQFVPPPKVESLVVRLWFFDVPKWEPLNYDFFRQFVSEVFRQRRKTIFNGLKNFISRYGIGSTDLILSCLEEMGISSSARPEELFPDVFVELAKRFAEKIEQSSFDSD
- a CDS encoding aspartate carbamoyltransferase catalytic subunit, whose amino-acid sequence is MGTYYGRKDLLGIEELSRDEIEHLLDLAKSLREINERAIKKVPTLRGKTVVSIFYEPSTRTKMSFEMAAKRLSADTYSISTTTSSMVKGETFLDTIKNLEAMKPDVFIIRHSQSGLPHRVASLTPVSVVNAGDGQHEHPSQALLDLLTVMDHRGSVEGLRLLIVGDILHSRVARSNIWAFTKMGAEVTLCGPPTLLPPGWAEKSFRDARVKVVYDLDEAIPNADVLMVLRLQRERQKLSFLPSLREYAVLYGVNAKRLERARKDLIVMHPGPINRGVELSPDVADGRWSVILDQVTNGVAVRMAILYILAQRGSDL
- a CDS encoding dihydroorotase: MSKGTVYLLGDAPKLSLIFQNVRLIDPAAGRDEQADVIVVEGVIKDILAPFSVRDVADSSITVLPCDGLWLVPGLVDMHVHLREPGEEYKETISSGTMAAVAGGFVAVACMPNTKPPNDHPTVTRFIVEKAQTEGACVVYPVGAITKGLAGEELTEMGVLFESGVVAFSDDGRPVMNAQIMRRAMEYSLIFSVPIISHCEDINLSAGGVMNEGVVSLRLGLRGIPKIAEEIMVLRDVELARWTGARLHVAHVSTKGSVEIIRRAKKEGLPVTAETAPHYFTLTEEAVQSFDSVFKVNPPLRTSEDVEAVIEGLSDGTIDAIATDHAPHSVLEKDVEFDSASFGMIGLETAIPLTLELTRKGLLSPLKAIAALSTNPSRILGLPYGSIDTGKPAFLTLIDPEYKWVVRAEEFFSLSRNCPFEGWNVQGRVEMTVVNGRMVFARTDGICETLVRSGHALRA
- a CDS encoding sigma-54 dependent transcriptional regulator, giving the protein MRSVPKILVVDDEEGMRDFLELMLVRKGYETTIVSNGKDAIEQLQSGDFDIVIADIRMEPISGIDVLKEAKRLNPETVVIMISAYASPETAVMAMQEGAYDYLPKPFDINEMYRVLEEAWEKKRSYRKSEGTIQPTTGDEIPVHFGLLVGESPEMLRVYSLIERVAKVDSNVLIMGESGTGKELVARAIHNLSNRRDRPFVAVNCGGVPESLIESELFGYRKGAFTGALHDRKGLVEAAQGGTLFLDEIGELSPGLQIRLLRLTQEKTIRRLGDNEDRSVDVRIISATHRNLEEMVVKGTFREDLYYRLNVIPIRLPALRERRSDIPLLAQYFLKRYNEKLGKNIQRVSSYAMDILKSYDFPGNVRELENIIERGVALEQTCIVLPESLTIASSRFRKAPNTASDFFIDLPNITPEGIDLDGLLERIEKYYLTQALSLSGGRKHKAAELLGVSFRSLRYRLAKYGMGRLDDDDRSPDSEE